The window TTATTCTTTAATAATCTTTGTGTTACTGTGTTTAAAAATCTGCAAGGATACCACGGAAGGAATGATTAAGCTTTATAAgctacaaattacaaaaacatatatttatgtttttcctTCTCCATTTTGTCAACTGCTGTGCATTACTTTTTGTCAAGCTATAGATAAAAAACAGAACGATAATAGCCTAAATTGTGAGTTATCAGTGACGTCATTGCTTCATTTTATTCATGTATGTTCATCAGTCATTTTCATTCGTTCATGTTTTTAGCTGTCTGAAGACGTCCTACAGCGCATGAGGAATGCCAGTGCTGATCCAAGTCCACCCGTCAACAATAAAGAAAACCTAGGTATGACATAATATTTTCCATGTTCATAAATGTTTGCAGTTTATATGCCTGTGTGCTTACGAGTTGCAATTAGTGTGATATTTAATATGTAATGCATGTTAGCGATAATTGTTTTAGATTTTCTATAAATTTGCAGGTCAGCAGGCTCGAACGTCCAGCACATCTGACCCACAACCTCCAAAAACACAAGCCAGGACGACTTTTCCTGACACTAAAGAGGAGCTCAGGAAGAGGTAATCTTGTCTGGGGTTTTTCAGCTGTGGTCCTCGGAAAAGTTTAgagaaaaacttaaaaataataaaaagattaaaataaaaatagataaatGAGAATTGGAATAAGCCTTGCCTGTGAAACCGGGCACTAATGTGTTAAAACTTAACTTAATAGAAACTAAATATTTcccaaataacattttaaaattggtgtagtatatcagtttaaattagTCTCTATTTATATGAACATATATTGCtgctttttaaattttaaaatgggGTCTCTCACATGAAGAGTATCATATTTGGTTGTCTGTGGCATCTaaaagatttaaagggttagttagccgttccacacccgtaagaccttcgttaatcttcggaacacaaattaagatattttagttgaaatccgatggctccgtgaggctttcatagggagcaatgacacttcctctctcaaggtccataaaggtactaaaaacatatttaaatcagttcatgtgagtacagtggctcaatattaatataaagcgacgagaattttttggagtgccaaaaaaaacaaaataacgacttatttagtgatggctgatttcaaaacagtgcttcaggaagattcggagcacaaatgaatcagtgtatcgaatctgctgttcggagcgccaaagtcacgtgatttcagccgttggcagtttgacaggcgatctgaatcatgattcaatacactgattGATTtttgctccgatgcttcctgaagcaatgttttgaaatcggccatcactaaataagtcgttatttagttttttttttaataatattaatattgaaccactgtactcacatgaactgatttaaatatgtttttagtacctttatggatcttgagagaggaaatgtcattgctccctatggaggcctcacggagccatcggatttcaactaaaatatcttaatttgtgttccgaagattaacgaaggttttacggatgtggaacggcatgagggtgagtaattaatgacagaattttcattttcgggtgaactaaccctttaaaactccTGCTCTAGCCTAGTTTTTGGCATTGCACAACAAGACAGGATTTTGGACTTATAAAACTGTTTATATATCAACAATAATCAGCATCTCAGAACACCGCTTCACTTTTCAGCTGACCCAAGTCAACTGATCCTGCAATATTATTGCTAAACACAGATCCACATGACACACCTTTTATTTTAGCTCTAAAGAGCCTTTCTAGCTCTACCTAAATTACTTCATGCAAATCAGTTTGTATGTGTGAAGCTGACATTTTAATACATTCAACttgcattttcacaaatttatttataaattaacaattttttttttttaaatttattatgCTTCTAATCTGACAATATATGTATTGATGTTAAATGTGTAAAGAAATGCTCATAAATATGAGTAATAGAAACTGTAGCTCTCACAAAGGAAGAGAATAAATTAGAAAGGGACTCATTTTTTCCTGGATTCTATTCAAGTGTGAATCATAGTCAAAACAAGCataagaacaaaagacaaaacactGATGCTCAGTGAATCAAGCTTGGCAACAGGCATGTAAAtaaagctgtgtgtgtgtgtgcttgcaCAGGTATGAGCAGCAGCAGGCCATTGTACAAGAGGAGTTGGCTCGCATCGCACGTAAAGAGAGAGAGGCAGCGCGGCAGGACATCACTCGAGCGGTGCAGAGAGAGCGAGTACAGACGCGGCAGGAGTCTGAGAAAGCCAAACAGCTGGTGAGACTCTTCAGCACAGCACAATACTTCAGGACAGAAGTACAATGACGCATGCAAACACTGACTCCACCCTGAGGCAGGCAATGtaaatactgtacataatgTTAGATTTTTCTTTATCAGTCATCGGCAGATGTAGTGTAAGGAGTTGAATTTCAATGGCACAGTagtcatactttttttttttttttttttacatgtaccATGTTAATGCtatgtttttataaataatatatatatattttttttaatgttagtaGTGTTACTGTTCAACTACTagtactactgttcaaatgtttagaatcagtaaaaaaaaattttttaatgaaattaatacttttattgattattttaatcaaaagtgaccgtaaagacatttataatgttaaaaaaaagatgCTTTTCACAGGTTTCCTACGCAGTTTGGCAAAGTATGGAATtttatttgagtaatttccaggtctggaaaagtatgaaaaaaaaattcaaagtatgtaaaaatatttgtttccaGACTATTGGCTCTATTCAGTTTTTTAATTTATCATACCTGCAAACTAGTCACTTTTTGTCGGAATTAGCCATTTTGAATCAAAATACGTCATTTTTGTGAATCGTTTAGAtccaaagagttttttttttcgggGTGAGTGTGTGCGTTACACGATTCTCACAAGAATCGAAAATGGGCTGCTTTCCCATAGACTGGATTGAGTCGTGATCTTTCTTGGTGCTCTGTGGCGTGATGGATTGCTGTAGCGCTCGTGAACCAACCATCTCTTCTGCTTTACTAGttacaacacaaaataaacatgaatgaacatccgaaggtatgttgaaagatacagtacaacttaccgaaatctgtatcctGTCACATGCAATTGATCAATCAGTGTTTGAACCGCAGAAAggtgtcaataaaacagcttgtaaaaatttcacatttagCCTACCCCAGAAAAGCCGTTCAATGTCCAAAAACTCATTATTTagctacaaaaatgaacttcgagaggagcattttgctcaatatatgcactataggcTATTCATTGTATCTGTACTTAACATGTGCTTCGATATTGAATGTATAAATCCATTTTATGACAgtcaccatttaaatgtttaggcctacataaaaaaaagagtagaaaaataatagtcattaaaaatgtattatagcgttattataaaaacttccttatgtgtaatttagcctatatgtaagtagcttacaaatcaattttaacctaatattatattataccagctgtggttccctgtatagtttacagcatttgtTGAGAGATATTTAtttctttgaggaaatttgccatgtactgtacctgataggCCCCAAATTAATACTGAATCAAaggtaatcaaatcaaaatcaaatcgcAAGCTTCTGAATCAAAATCAGCCCTAGtgccaatttatttatttattttttcacttgaagcaaatgttgttttttccatttatgttcttgtcagagtgcaccagaatgcttcatttacatgttaaaatcacaaaaatcttGCCCCCAGACCCCCCTACAACTATTTAGTTCCTACGTCACCCTTTTCACCTCTCTTACTCATACTCGTAGACTACTCTATAGAAATGCTTTGATATCAACAACCAGTACCGACAACAGAGCAACTAATTAATTaaactaatttaaaaatcactaaaagactGTAGGACCCGGACTACAACCATGAAGCAGAGAAAACATAGAAAAGGAGACCGAGGCTTACCAATGGCAGAAATCGTTTGGAAGGAGGTCTGGAAATTTGAGTCTGGAAAAGTATAgaattttgaaatggaaaatgtgtaggaaccctgttttcatttgaaagaaaaatcttgaaaaaagtatcagcgtttttaacaaaaatattaagcagcaaaactgttttcaacattgataatagtaagaaatgtttcttaagcatagtaatgatgctgaaaattcagcattacatcacagaaataaattacattttaaaatataacaaaatagaaaactgttattttaaattttaataatatttcacattattaccgtttctactgtatttttgatcaaataaatgcagcctttggtGAATATAagagatttaaaaaacaaaaacaaacaaaaaaaacattaaaggtcccatttttcgtggttttttgaagctttgattgtgtttatagtgtgcaatataacgtgttcatgtttcgcatgtaaaaaaaacacagtatttttcacataatttacttatctgtataccgctgtttccaatgtcataaaaacgggctgatgacttccttgttctatgaagtccctccttcagaaatacgtaatgagttctgattgtgccagcggttcctgtgttgtgattcgacagcagcttagcgaaggtcacgcctcttaccataacgtggagatgcacgcgctcagtgttattgtaaacatgtctttaattttaccctatcaatatgagccggaatcagacccggtgattggactgcgggatgaaaataacagcttttcgacgacatggcgacaaacacactctacaaacgcaactcttgtgtattcctgtgggcggaggttagtcaaaaaactgttttagtgacgtcattaaagaaggaagtagagggatgtagtccaaactggccgttcgatgtaggcgacttctgttaaataaaatatctcgcttggcaatGAACTttgaaattttacagattttatttatactctaacaacaacattacacactaactaaagtttgaaacatgggatcacgaagaacgggacctttaaaaattgtacccaaacttttgaactgtatagTTGACGCAACAGCTGGGTGATATATtgaatataaataatgtttttcaaaattaaGCAATATTGTGCATACGCATTGATTTTATATACTATTTATCTATCCATTAAGATAAGACTGCAATCAGTTTATTTTCGAAATCCTTTCTTGACTGGATGATTTAATAACGCATTTAAACTTAAATAGCAACAGCTTtagattttaattaatttgtgcatcagttcaaatgatttgtttgaatgaatcataTCAAAAACTCTGATTTAACAATTTGGTTGTCATCACTCAAGTACTGTAGTAGAGATTATGAACCAGTTTGCAGttatctgttttgtttttttttagcattcaATAACGTgcattacaggtgctggtcatataattagaatatcatgaaaaagttcatttttttattgtaaattatttttaaaaatgaaactttcatatattctagattccctacatgtaaagtaaaacatttcaaaagttttttttttttttaaattttgatgattagagcgtacagctaatgaaagtccaaaatccagcatctcaaaatattagaatatttcctaagatcaatcaaaaaatttattttcaaaacagaaaagttcaagttctttaaagtatgttcatttgtacgcttaatacttggtcggcagcacatattacagcaaatgacttgctcctagcacaaattacagcatcagtgaagtgtggcatggaagtgatcagcctgtggcactgctgaggcactattgagccttcagatcatctgtatattgttggattgactgtttctcatctttctcttgaaaatatcccatagattcaggtc of the Megalobrama amblycephala isolate DHTTF-2021 linkage group LG24, ASM1881202v1, whole genome shotgun sequence genome contains:
- the chchd6a gene encoding MICOS complex subunit mic25a isoform X3 encodes the protein MGSGESTTRRVSFGLDEDDRVRILRGVKLSEDVLQRMRNASADPSPPVNNKENLGQQARTSSTSDPQPPKTQARTTFPDTKEELRKRYEQQQAIVQEELARIARKEREAARQDITRAVQRERVQTRQESEKAKQLNEERFRTSAEQFHTAATRSEANIKPRNVEPVCSNLQAQILNCYRENREQTLQCSDLAKEYMQCINAVKKNLLVNHG